One Triticum dicoccoides isolate Atlit2015 ecotype Zavitan chromosome 4B, WEW_v2.0, whole genome shotgun sequence genomic window carries:
- the LOC119293504 gene encoding uncharacterized protein LOC119293504, with the protein MADAGGERPDWGADLVEKARQVAAGTFVRGRAGVQRGAPSAADLEKAGAGCNGAVQPDAPALAISGEAQKVEAGSGEAQKVEAGSGEAHEVEKVDKVEAGSGEEQAEQKLKEDLVGNKRKWDASGYDPYDSDEDEPYEYESGDDVVQGNAKSFEEKEELKIRAQGPAKYYNWRSDKYRCPYCSRPKPRSGLLEHLMEHCRATSISSHDYKIRAQHSALHKVLKP; encoded by the exons atggcgGACGCAGGAGGTGAGCGCCCGGATTGGGGCGCAGATCTGGTGGAGAAGGCGCGGCAGGTCGCTGCGGGCACCTTTGTGAGGGGACGTGCCGGCGTCCAGCGCGGTGCTCCCTCCGCTGCAGATCTGGAGAAGGCGGGGGCGGGATGCAACGGCGCAGTCCAGCCAGATGCGCCCGCTCTGGCGATCTCCGGCGAGGCACAGAAGGTGGAGGCGGGCTCTGGCGAGGCGCAGAAGGTGGaggcgggctccggcgaggcgcACGAGGTGGAGAAGGTGGATAAGGTGGAGGCCGGCTCTGGCGAGGAGCAGGCGGAGCAGAAG TTGAAGGAGGATCTTGTTGGCAACAAGAGGAAGTGGGACGCATCTGGGTACGACCCTTATGACAGTGATGAGGATGAGCCGTACGAG TATGAATCTGGAGATGATGTGGTCCAGGGGAACGCCAAGTCCTTTGAAGAGAAGGAGGAGTTGAAGATCAGGGCCCAAGGACCTGCTAAGTACTACAACTGGAGGTCTGACAAGTACCGGTGCCCCTACTGCAGCAGGCCCAAGCCCAGGTCTGGGTTGCTGGAGCATCTGATGGAGCATTGTCGGGCTACATCCATCAGCAGTCATGACTACAAGATCAGGGCTCAGCATTCTGCCCTCCACAAGGTCCTGAAACCCTGA
- the LOC119295602 gene encoding protein ZINC INDUCED FACILITATOR-LIKE 1-like isoform X2, giving the protein MAAMGDTTRNRTFPHGNDNDDATAPPSPSPPEMVYYEGCPGCAMERKKENNTGTPYKEFFYVGVTTLASALPISSLFPFLYFMIQDMHVAKNEQDIGVYAGLLGASYMIGRCFASLFWGVVADRIGRKPIIAFSMFSVVIFNTLFGLSVKYWMAIATRMLLGSMNGMLAPIKAYSVEVCRPEHHALGLSVVSTGWGIGLVVGPAIGGYLAQPAKQYPNLFSENSIFGSCIWLPETLHMHKNLEREVEMVGDSRAAPHREVPHSEKSLYKNWPLMSSIIAYCVFTLHDTAYSEIFSLWAVSEKKYGGLSFSSKDVGQVLAVSGAGLLLYQIFVYRHVHKYLGSIISSRIAAALFIPLLATYPFMTHLSGTKLGLAIYFAAVIKGAFATTILTGTCILQNSAVSQNQRGAANGISTTAMSLFKAIAPAGAGVLFSWAQKRQHAAFFPGDQMIFLILNLVEVIGLVLTFKPFLAVPKQYDFK; this is encoded by the exons ATGGCCGCAATGGGCGACACTACCAGGAACCGGACGTTCCCGCATGGTAACGACAATGACGACGCGACGgcgccgccctcgccctcgccgccggagATGGTGTACTACGAGGGGTGCCCGGGGTGCGCCATGGAGCGTAAGAAGGAGAACAACACAGGCACGCCCTACAAGGAGTTCTTCTACGTCGGGGTCACCACCCTCGCCTCAG CTCTACCAATATCATCACTCTTCCCATTCTTGTACTTCATG ATACAAGATATGCATGTGGCAAAAAACGAACAAGACATCGGTGTGTATGCTGGTCTTCTTG GTGCATCGTACATGATCGGCAGATGTTTCGCCTCGCTCTTCTGGGGTGTGGTGGCAGATCGTATTGGGAGAAAACCTATCATTGCATTCTCCATGTTCTCAGT GGTCATCTTTAACACTCTATTTGGACTAAGTGTAAAGTATTGGATGGCGATTGCCACAAGAATGCTCCTTGGTTCTATGAATGGCATGCTTGCCCCAATAAAG GCTTATTCAGTTGAAGTTTGTCGACCTGAACATCATGCTCTAGGATTATCAGTA GTAAGCACGGGTTGGGGCATAGGTCTTGTTGTCGGTCCAGCCATTGGAGGCTACTTAGCACAG CCTGCAAAGCAATATCCGAACCTATTTTCTGAGAACTCGATTTTTGGGAG CTGCATATGGCTACCG GAGACACTTCATATGCATAAAAACTTAGAAAGGGAAGTAGAAATGGTTGGTGATTCAAGAGCTGCTCCCCATAGAGAAGTTCCACATTCAGAGAAGAGTCTATACAAGAACTGGCCATTGATGTCTTCTATAATTGCATATTGTGTTTTCACCCTTCATGATACAGCATACAGTGAG ATATTTTCCTTGTGGGCTGTAAGTGAAAAAAAGTATGGCGGACTAAGCTTTTCATCTAAAGATGTTGGCCAAGTTCTTGCAGTTTCAG GTGCTGGTCTTCTTTTGTATCAAATATTTGTTTATAGACACGTCCACAAATATCTCGGGTCTATCATTTCATCCCGTATTGCAGCT GCTCTATTCATACCACTTCTTGCTACTTACCCCTTCATGACACACCTATCAGGGACCAAACTCGGACTAGCCATTTATTTCGCTGCCGTTATAAAGGGCGCTTTTGCC ACGACTATCTTAACGGGCACTTGTATTCTGCAAAACAGTGCTGTG TCACAAAATCAAAGAGGTGCTGCAAATGGCATATCTACGACCGCAATGTCCCTCTTCAAGGCTATTGCTCCAGCAGGAGCAGGCGTTCT GTTCTCATGGGCCCAAAAGCGCCAACATGCCGCTTTCTTTCCAG GGGATCAAATGATATTCCTGATTTTGAATTTAGTCGAAGTAATTGGGCTTGTGCTAACCTTCAAGCCATTCCTAGCAGTTCCAAAGCAATATGATTTCAAGTAG
- the LOC119295602 gene encoding protein ZINC INDUCED FACILITATOR-LIKE 1-like isoform X1, which translates to MAAMGDTTRNRTFPHGNDNDDATAPPSPSPPEMVYYEGCPGCAMERKKENNTGTPYKEFFYVGVTTLASALPISSLFPFLYFMIQDMHVAKNEQDIGVYAGLLGASYMIGRCFASLFWGVVADRIGRKPIIAFSMFSVVIFNTLFGLSVKYWMAIATRMLLGSMNGMLAPIKAYSVEVCRPEHHALGLSVVSTGWGIGLVVGPAIGGYLAQPAKQYPNLFSENSIFGRFPYLLPCLFISLIAFAVLISCIWLPETLHMHKNLEREVEMVGDSRAAPHREVPHSEKSLYKNWPLMSSIIAYCVFTLHDTAYSEIFSLWAVSEKKYGGLSFSSKDVGQVLAVSGAGLLLYQIFVYRHVHKYLGSIISSRIAAALFIPLLATYPFMTHLSGTKLGLAIYFAAVIKGAFATTILTGTCILQNSAVSQNQRGAANGISTTAMSLFKAIAPAGAGVLFSWAQKRQHAAFFPGDQMIFLILNLVEVIGLVLTFKPFLAVPKQYDFK; encoded by the exons ATGGCCGCAATGGGCGACACTACCAGGAACCGGACGTTCCCGCATGGTAACGACAATGACGACGCGACGgcgccgccctcgccctcgccgccggagATGGTGTACTACGAGGGGTGCCCGGGGTGCGCCATGGAGCGTAAGAAGGAGAACAACACAGGCACGCCCTACAAGGAGTTCTTCTACGTCGGGGTCACCACCCTCGCCTCAG CTCTACCAATATCATCACTCTTCCCATTCTTGTACTTCATG ATACAAGATATGCATGTGGCAAAAAACGAACAAGACATCGGTGTGTATGCTGGTCTTCTTG GTGCATCGTACATGATCGGCAGATGTTTCGCCTCGCTCTTCTGGGGTGTGGTGGCAGATCGTATTGGGAGAAAACCTATCATTGCATTCTCCATGTTCTCAGT GGTCATCTTTAACACTCTATTTGGACTAAGTGTAAAGTATTGGATGGCGATTGCCACAAGAATGCTCCTTGGTTCTATGAATGGCATGCTTGCCCCAATAAAG GCTTATTCAGTTGAAGTTTGTCGACCTGAACATCATGCTCTAGGATTATCAGTA GTAAGCACGGGTTGGGGCATAGGTCTTGTTGTCGGTCCAGCCATTGGAGGCTACTTAGCACAG CCTGCAAAGCAATATCCGAACCTATTTTCTGAGAACTCGATTTTTGGGAG GTTTCCCTATTTGTTGCCGTGCCTTTTTATTTCACTGATCGCCTTTGCTGTTCTAATAAGCTGCATATGGCTACCG GAGACACTTCATATGCATAAAAACTTAGAAAGGGAAGTAGAAATGGTTGGTGATTCAAGAGCTGCTCCCCATAGAGAAGTTCCACATTCAGAGAAGAGTCTATACAAGAACTGGCCATTGATGTCTTCTATAATTGCATATTGTGTTTTCACCCTTCATGATACAGCATACAGTGAG ATATTTTCCTTGTGGGCTGTAAGTGAAAAAAAGTATGGCGGACTAAGCTTTTCATCTAAAGATGTTGGCCAAGTTCTTGCAGTTTCAG GTGCTGGTCTTCTTTTGTATCAAATATTTGTTTATAGACACGTCCACAAATATCTCGGGTCTATCATTTCATCCCGTATTGCAGCT GCTCTATTCATACCACTTCTTGCTACTTACCCCTTCATGACACACCTATCAGGGACCAAACTCGGACTAGCCATTTATTTCGCTGCCGTTATAAAGGGCGCTTTTGCC ACGACTATCTTAACGGGCACTTGTATTCTGCAAAACAGTGCTGTG TCACAAAATCAAAGAGGTGCTGCAAATGGCATATCTACGACCGCAATGTCCCTCTTCAAGGCTATTGCTCCAGCAGGAGCAGGCGTTCT GTTCTCATGGGCCCAAAAGCGCCAACATGCCGCTTTCTTTCCAG GGGATCAAATGATATTCCTGATTTTGAATTTAGTCGAAGTAATTGGGCTTGTGCTAACCTTCAAGCCATTCCTAGCAGTTCCAAAGCAATATGATTTCAAGTAG
- the LOC119295603 gene encoding glutamate-rich WD repeat-containing protein 1-like: MGRTVKKAGKSKSKKGKGAKKADASSSAAAAVASGPAKVWQPGVDALEEGEELQFDPEAYNYLRGFSIGWPCLSFDVVQDQLGLVRSEFPHTLYGVAGTQAEKAPWNYIGVFKLSNINGKKREPIPSSKVDADSDMDSDSSSDEEEEEETNEDIKPILHLKKVAHAGCVNRIRSMTQQPHICATWGDTGHVQVWDFKSFLNSVADSGPVAHKEDDIIHNHVPLKIFNGHKDEGYAIDWSPLVTGRLVSGDCNSCIHLWEPSSSTWDVDTKPFVGHSASVEDLQWSPTEGDVFASCSVDGKICIWDVRTEKKPCMSIKAHNADVNVISWNRLASCMIASGCDDGSFSIRDLRFIKDDGAVVAHFEYHKHPITSVEWSPHEASTLAVSSADHQLTIWDLSLEKDAEEEAEFRAKMKEQANAPEDLPPQLLFVHQGQKDLKELHWHPQIPGMIVSTAADGFNVLMPSNIDTTIAGADKPSLAPLG; the protein is encoded by the exons ATGGGTCGCACGGTCAAGAAGGCCGGCAAGTCCAAGTCGAAGAAGGGCAAG GGAGCGAAGAAGGCTGATGCTTCATCGTCTGCTGCCGCTGCGGTGGCTTCTGGTCCGGCAAAG GTGTGGCAACCAGGCGTAGATGcactggaggagggagaggagctcCAGTTTGATCCCGAGGCTTACAACTATCTCCGAGGATTTAGTATTGGCTGGCCTTGCTTGAG ctttgatgttgtgcaagatcaaCTTGGGCTTGTCCGATCAGAGTTCCCACACACATTATATGGCGTTGCTGGAACTCAG GCTGAAAAGGCTCCATGGAATTATATTGGCGTATTCAAGCTTTCCAACATAAACGGGAAGAAGCGGGAACCTATACCATCTTCAAAAGTTGATGCTGACAGTGATATGGATAGTGACAGCAgcagtgatgaagaagaagaggaggaaactAATGAGGATATAAAGCCCATCCTACAT CTAAAAAAGGTGGCCCATGCTGGGTGTGTaaacaggatacgctcaatgactCAACAACCACACATATGTGCTACATGGGGAGACACAGGTCATGTTCAG GTTTGGGACTTCAAATCCTTCCTTAACTCAGTAGCAGATTCAGGGCCAGTTGCACACAAAGAAGATGACATAATCCATAATCATGTACCTTTGAAAATATTCAATGGCCATAAAGATGAAGGATATGCAATTGATTGGAGTCCACTTGTTACTGGAAGACTTGTTTCTG GTGATTGCAACAGTTGCATTCATCTCTGGGAACCATCTTCGAGCACTTGGGACGTAGATACAAAACCATTTGTTGGACACTCCGCAAGCGTTGAAGATCTACAG TGGAGTCCCACAGAAGGCGACGTATTTGCCTCTTGTTCAGTGGATGGAAAGATATGTATTTGGGATGTTAGGACAGAGAAGAAACCCTGTATGTCTATTAAGGCTCACAATGCTGATGTTAACGTTATCTCCTGGAATCG GCTAGCTAGCTGTATGATAGCTTCAGGATGTGATGATGGCAGTTTCTCAATTCGTGATCTTAGATTTATAAAG GATGATGGCGCAGTGGTAGCGCATTTCGAGTACCACAAGCACCCGATTACATCTGTGGAATGGAGTCCACatgaagcatcaactttggctgTATCATCTGCTGATCATCAACTCAC AATTTGGGATCTTTCATTGGAAAAAGATGCAGAAGAGGAAGCTGAATTCAGAGCAAAGATGAAAGAGCAGGCAAATGCTCCCGAAGATTTGCCCCCACAACTTCTCTTTGTTCACCAG GGCCAGAAAGATTTGAAAGAATTGCACTGGCACCCACAGATACCTGGAATGATCGTGTCGACGGCAGCCGATGGCTTCAACGTGCTGATGCCCAGCAACATAGACACAACCATAGCTGGGGCCGACAAACCTAGTTTAGCGCCACTTGGCTAA
- the LOC119295606 gene encoding neo-calmodulin-like, which yields MDELSKEQIDEFRAAFSLFDKDGDGTITAKELGTVMRSLGQRPSEEELREMIAEVDTDGNGVVDFSEFLTLLDRKMHGAGAEDELREAFHVFDQDKDGFISLDEFRHVMVKLGERLSDVELKEMLREADLDGDGQINYSEFARVMMAKMDTTGSKPSAPPLFKNGLRVCRYLLAFRIMEIGRSIKRGRRKSQQNSREMVPEKSGGDADPPPDQGNKDKDKRGSCIPSCIIL from the exons ATGGATGAGCTGTCCAAGGAGCAGATCGACGAGTTCCGGGCGGCCTTCAGCCTCTTCGACAAGGATGGCGACG GGACGATCACGGCCAAGGAGCTGGGCACGGTGATGCGGTCGCTGGGGCAGCGCCCGtcggaggaggagctgcgggagaTGATCGCGGAGGTGGACACCGACGGCAACGGCGTCGTGGATTTCTCCGAGTTCCTGACCCTCCTCGACCGCAAGATGCACGGCGCCGGCGCCGAGGACGAGCTCCGCGAGGCCTTCCACGTCTTCGACCAGGACAAGGACGGCTTCATCTCGCTCGACGAGTTCCGGCACGTCATGGTCAAACTCGGCGAGCGCCTCTCCGACGTAGAGCTCAAGGAGATGCTCCGCGAGGCCGACCTCGACGGCGACGGGCAGATCAACTACTCCGAGTTCGCCAGGGTCATGATGGCCAA GATGGACACGACGGGATCAAAACCATCGGCGCCGCCGCTCTTCAAGAATGGACTCCGGGTCTGCCGCTACCTTCTGGCCTTCCGGATCATGGAGATCGGCCGGAGTATTAAACGAGG ACGGCGGAAGTCACAGCAAAACAGTCGTGAGATGGTACCAGAGAAGAGCGGCGGCGATGCCGATCCCCCGCCGGACCAAGGAAACAAGGACAAGGACAAACGAGGAAGCTGCATCCCCTCATGTATCATCCTCTGA
- the LOC119295604 gene encoding CBL-interacting protein kinase 32-like: MSTTKVKRRVGKYELGRTIGEGTFAKVRFARNTETGDPVAIKILDKEKLLKHKMVEQIKREIATMKLIKHPNVVCIHEVMGSKTKIYIVLEYVTGGELFDTIVNHGRMREDEARRYFQQLINAVDYCHSRGVYHRDLKPENLLLDSCGNLKVSDFGLSALSQQLKDDGLLHTTCGTPNYVAPEVLEDQGYDGAMADLWSCGVILFVLLAGYLPFEDSNLMALYKKISDAEFTFPPWTSFPAKRLLTRILDPNPMTRITVQEMLEDEWFKKGYKRAEFDEKYDTTLDDVDAVFNDSEEHHVTEKKEEEPVALNAFELISMSAGLNLGNLFDSEQEFKRETRFTSKSSPKEILHKIEEAAKPLGFDIHKKNYKLRLEKVKAGRKGKLNVATEILRVGPSLHMVEVRKAKGDTLEFHKFYKNLSNTLKDVVWKSDDLQIQPS, from the exons atGAGTACAACCAAGGTGAAGAGGCGTGTGGGCAAGTATGAGCTAGGGCGGACCATCGGCGAGGGCACCTTCGCCAAGGTCAGGTTCGCCAGGAACACCGAGACCGGGGACCCCGTTGCCATCAAGATCTTGGacaaggagaagcttctcaagCACAAGATGGTCGAGCAG ATCAAGCGGGAAATTGCAACGATGAAGTTGATTAAGCATCCCAATGTTGTCTGCATACACGAG GTGATGGGAAGCAAAACCAAGATCTACATTGTTCTGGAATACgtcaccggcggcgagctctttgACACAATT GTTAACCATGGCAGAATGAGGGAAGATGAGGCAAGGAGATACTTCCAACAGTTGATTAATGCGGTTGATTATTGCCATAGCAGGGGGGTGTACCACCGTGATTTAAAA CCAGAAAATCTATTACTTGATTCATGTGGAAATCTGAAGGTGTCTGATTTTGGGCTGAGCGCGCTATCTCAGCAGCTCAAG GATGATGGATTACTGCACACGACCTGCGGCACTCCAAATTATGTTGCACCGGAG GTCCTCGAAGATCAAGGCTATGATGGCGCAATGGCAGATTTGTGGTCATGTGGAGTAATTCTGTTTGTTCTGCTAGCAGGGTATTTGCCTTTTGAGGACTCTAATCTTATGGCCTTGTATAAGAAA ATATCAGATGCAGAGTTTACGTTTCCGCCTTGGACGTCTTTTCCTGCCAAGAGGTTGTTAACAAGAATCCTTGATCCAAATCCGATGACG AGAATAACAGTTCAAGAAATGTTAGAGGATGAGTGGTTCAAGAAAGGTTACAAGCGTGCGGAGTTTGATGAGAAGTATGACACAACACTGGACGATGTGGATGCTGTCTTCAATGATTCAGAA GAGCACCATGTaacagaaaagaaagaagaagaaccaGTAGCTCTGAATGCATTTGAACTGATTTCAATGTCAGCAGGCCTTAATCTTGGAAATTTATTCGACTCTGAGCAA GAATTTAAAAGAGAAACAAGGTTTACATCTAAAAGCTCGCCTAAAGAAATTCTCCACAAGATCGAAGAAGCTGCAAAGCCTCTAGGATTTGATATTCACAAGAAAAATTACAAG CTGAGACTAGAGAAGGTAAAAGCAGGAAGGAAGGGGAAACTCAATGTTGCTACCGAG ATACTGCGAGTCGGACCTTCTCTTCATATGGTTGAAGTTCGCAAAGCAAAAGGCGACACTCTAGAATTTCACAAG TTCTACAAGAACCTTTCAAACACCTTGAAGGACGTTGTATGGAAATCCGACGATCTTCAGATCCAACCTTCCTAG